The nucleotide window GACCAACTAATTCATGAGCAACCTCGCGTTCAAGGGCTGCCAGATTCTTACCTGACTCGCGCTATGGCTGCGGTGACTTACACCTCTCTACCCGACATGTTTAACCATTTCGATCGTGGTTATGACCTGTTCCTTTCGCTTCTGGCTGAAGATGCTTTTCAGCAACAGCATTTCGCTGCGACCTCGTGGATTTACCGTTACGCCATTACTGCATCGATTCGTGCTGAAGACTTCGAGCAAGCACAAACGTGGTTAGAACAAATGGAAACGGCCGATGCTGGCAGCATCGAAACTATGACAGCGAAGGCCCTAATAGCGAAAGCTAAATAACGGTTTACTCAAGCTCAACAACAACAGCAGCGAGCGCTTAAGAATGGATTGGTAATCGGAGGACAAAAGAATGATTGAATTTAAAGGTATCGGCAAAGCTTATGTGACTGGCGGTCAACGTGTTGATGCATTAAACGGGGTCGATGGACATATCCAACGTGGTGAAATGGTGGCGTTATGTGGGCCGTCGGGTTCAGGGAAAAGCACACTTTTGAATATTCTTGGTTTGTTGGATATGGACTATCGAGGGCAAATCAATATTGATGGCAAAGCGTATCCAACAGAGCAAATCGCTGCTGCGCGTTTTCGTCGCCAGTCGTTGGGTTTTGTATTTCAGCGCTTCAATCTAGTTCCTGTAATGACTGCGCTTGAGAACGTCGCTTATCCATTGATGTTGAATCAATGTTCGAAACAAGAACAACAGGCCAGAGCGCAAGAGATGTTAGAGCGTGTTGGGCTAGGAGATTACGTTCATCACCGCCCAGACAACCTTTCAGGCGGTCAGCAGCAACGTGTCGCGATAGCCAGAGCGTTGATTCACAACCCAAGCTTAGTGATTGCCGATGAGCCGACTGCAAGCCTAGACAGCCACACTGCCAACCTTGTGATCGACATTATGAAAGAGCTCGGCCATGAAATGGGAACCACCTTTATTGTCGCAACGCACGACCCAAGAATGGCGCAGCGTTGTGACCGAGTCATTGAACTTATCGACGGTCAACTGGCGCCACAATCCGCAACAACGGAGGCGAACTCATGGGCAAGCTAACACAAAGAATGAGCACGTTTTTACTTCCAACCTCGGTGCGTTTGGCGTGGCTTAATCTATTAAGAAATGGTCGCCGTAGTCTGCTTTCAGTGTTGATTATCGCGATAGCCGTATTTGCACTCACCAGTGCAGGTGGTTACGGACTTTACACTTATGAATCTCTGCGTGAATCGACTGCGCGTGATACTGGCCACCTTACTTTGAGTACGCCAGGTTATTTTGAACAAGATGAAGACATGCCGCTGAGCAATGGTTTAGATAATGTTCAAGCGCTCACCAAGAGCATCATTGGCGACAGTGATGTGCGTGGTGTGCAGCCGCGAGTCTACTTCAGCGGCTTGGTGTCTAACGGCAGTAAGTCGACCATTTTTATGGGAACGGGCGTGAATGAGCGTGAGTTCGATATGAAAGGACCGTTTCTTGATGTGCGCAGTGGTCAGACTCTCTCTGATGTGAAATCACCAAGATACGACAGCCAAGAACCACAAGTGATGCTGGGAACCGACCTTGCTCGTAACCTCAAAGTTGCGGTTGGTGATTGGGTAACGCTGCTCGCGACTACCAGTGATGGCGCTTTGAATGCTTTTGATTTTAAGGTGCAGGGCATCTACTCGACTGGGGTTCCTGAGCTGGATAAGCGTCAGCTGTATGTTCATATCACTGCCGCTCAAGAGCTTTTGGCCTCAGATAAAGTCAGCACCTTGTCGGTGTTCCTATTTGAAACAAGCAAAACCTCGACCGTTCAACAGCGCATCCAAACTGCTTTAGATCGAAACAGCGCGAGCCAAAGTGATCAAGGTACAGAGATCGAGATAACCCCATGGCAAGATCGTGCATTTTTTTACACCAAGGTTAAAGATCTTTACGACCGGATCTTCGGCATCATGGGTGCAGTGATGGCATTAGTGGTGTTCGTGTCGCTGTTTAACACCATGACTATGTCAGTCACAGAGCGCACTCGTGAAATCGGCACCTTGTCGGCACTTGGCAGCTACCCCTCAGAAATTGTCGCAGGGTTCTTAAAAGAGGCGGGATTACTGGCTCTGATTGGCAGTGCGATTGGCGCGCTAGTGAGTGGCTTGGTGTCGGTGTTGTTACTGGTGATTGATGTGCAAATGCCACCTCCCCCCGGCAGAACCGAAGGTTACCCACTCAACATTTACTTTTCATTAGAATTGGTTGGTTACGCCACGTTAGGTGTGCTGACGATATGTTTGCTGGCTGCTTATTTCTCTGCTCGTAAAGGCGTGAATAAGCCAATCACGGAGGCGCTGGTTTATGTATAAATTTACTCGTTCGCTTATCACTGCTTTAGGTTCTGTATTGGTTTTGGTTCTAGCATCGACACCAAGCTGGGCCGTCGATTCACAACAAGTCACTGAGATGATCGCCAAGGCGGATAGTTACCGGTTGAACAGCACACAAGCCTCTAAAGTGGTTTCTCTGGTGGCGCTATATCAAGACGAGCAACTGGATAAAACGCGAGAATACAATGTCTACACAAGGCCAAACCGAGAGTCGTTGGTGGTCTTTAAGTCAGCCGTAGAGGCTGGTCAAAAGATGCTGATGATTGAAGACAACTATTGGTTGTTGATGCCAAAGTCTCGTCGCCCAATTCGTATCACACCAATGCAAAAACTATTAGGTGAAGCGTCGGTTGGCGATATCTCGACGCTGACTTGGAGTGAGGATTATCAAGGCGAGTGGGTTGCCGAACAACAGGTTGAGATTCCGAATGGTGAACAGCTTGATACCCATCACCT belongs to Vibrio cyclitrophicus and includes:
- a CDS encoding ABC transporter ATP-binding protein, encoding MIEFKGIGKAYVTGGQRVDALNGVDGHIQRGEMVALCGPSGSGKSTLLNILGLLDMDYRGQINIDGKAYPTEQIAAARFRRQSLGFVFQRFNLVPVMTALENVAYPLMLNQCSKQEQQARAQEMLERVGLGDYVHHRPDNLSGGQQQRVAIARALIHNPSLVIADEPTASLDSHTANLVIDIMKELGHEMGTTFIVATHDPRMAQRCDRVIELIDGQLAPQSATTEANSWAS
- a CDS encoding ABC transporter permease, with translation MGKLTQRMSTFLLPTSVRLAWLNLLRNGRRSLLSVLIIAIAVFALTSAGGYGLYTYESLRESTARDTGHLTLSTPGYFEQDEDMPLSNGLDNVQALTKSIIGDSDVRGVQPRVYFSGLVSNGSKSTIFMGTGVNEREFDMKGPFLDVRSGQTLSDVKSPRYDSQEPQVMLGTDLARNLKVAVGDWVTLLATTSDGALNAFDFKVQGIYSTGVPELDKRQLYVHITAAQELLASDKVSTLSVFLFETSKTSTVQQRIQTALDRNSASQSDQGTEIEITPWQDRAFFYTKVKDLYDRIFGIMGAVMALVVFVSLFNTMTMSVTERTREIGTLSALGSYPSEIVAGFLKEAGLLALIGSAIGALVSGLVSVLLLVIDVQMPPPPGRTEGYPLNIYFSLELVGYATLGVLTICLLAAYFSARKGVNKPITEALVYV
- a CDS encoding outer membrane lipoprotein-sorting protein; the encoded protein is MYKFTRSLITALGSVLVLVLASTPSWAVDSQQVTEMIAKADSYRLNSTQASKVVSLVALYQDEQLDKTREYNVYTRPNRESLVVFKSAVEAGQKMLMIEDNYWLLMPKSRRPIRITPMQKLLGEASVGDISTLTWSEDYQGEWVAEQQVEIPNGEQLDTHHLKLLAKTKGASYQSIDLWLTADRAFPVKADLYLRSGKLAKQAWFTEGVRDGLPTVVSMTLLDKIQPSKKTVIEYREVSEQALADKYYNPAYLSRNSVSGL